From the genome of Brassica oleracea mitochondrion, complete genome:
GCATAAGATTCACGTCAAGTTCAGAAAAGTATTATTATCGCTTAGCGCTTGTGCTAAGGTAGCTTTTTCTAAAAAATACCCTACCTTAACCTATTTAGGTGTAGAACCCGTTTAGTGGCTTACAGAGAGATGAAGATTTTTACTTGGTTTAGCTGTCATAGTGGAGCGAAGGGACCCAGACTCCTACGGGAGGCAGCAGTGGGGAATTTTCCGCAATACATTTTTCCGTGGTCGAACGTGTCTTTCTATGGTACGCTCGGTACGCCTTGTTTCTATTGTTCTCCGATAGCTCTATCAGTGATTATTTCAAGTAGTGCTTTTTGTCTGTTACCGGATATGTATAGAAGTTTCCTTATGGTGTTCCTCTCCGGTGTTGCTGAATACACGTCACCGGTTCGACTCCTATTTATATTTAGTGGTCCATTTATTGATTGATGGGCGAATGGAGCCCGGGATGCTGAAAATGTAAAGGCCAAGGCCTCTCTCGGTTG
Proteins encoded in this window:
- the orf101c gene encoding orf101c; this encodes MKIFTWFSCHSGAKGPRLLREAAVGNFPQYIFPWSNVSFYGTLGTPCFYCSPIALSVIISSSAFCLLPDMYRSFLMVFLSGVAEYTSPVRLLFIFSGPFID